A single Bacillus marinisedimentorum DNA region contains:
- a CDS encoding chromate transporter: MKQLNLFMAFFRVGMLGYGGGPSSIPLVHKEVVEKYKWMTDEEFGDLLALANTLPGPIATKMAGYIGYRVSGIMGMINAVLATIFPTIVLMIVLLSSLRAFKDQPWVAGMTEAVMPVVGVMLAVLTWQFLQKAQTGLGWAKTLLLGAASVVLLEFLGIHPGILIAILLIYALVKPVKEAGKTNKEQTAAAEGRKMS, translated from the coding sequence ATGAAACAGTTGAATTTATTCATGGCGTTTTTCCGCGTGGGGATGCTCGGTTATGGCGGCGGGCCTTCATCGATTCCGCTCGTGCATAAAGAGGTCGTGGAAAAGTACAAGTGGATGACCGATGAGGAGTTTGGTGACCTGCTGGCGCTCGCCAATACATTGCCGGGACCGATCGCGACAAAAATGGCCGGCTATATCGGGTACCGTGTCTCCGGCATTATGGGGATGATTAACGCTGTTCTGGCGACCATTTTCCCGACGATTGTGCTCATGATTGTGCTGCTGAGCTCGCTCCGCGCGTTTAAGGACCAGCCGTGGGTGGCAGGCATGACGGAAGCGGTCATGCCTGTTGTCGGCGTCATGCTCGCTGTTCTGACCTGGCAATTTTTACAGAAGGCGCAGACCGGCCTCGGCTGGGCAAAGACATTGCTTCTTGGTGCGGCAAGTGTCGTCCTGCTTGAATTTCTCGGTATCCATCCCGGAATATTAATCGCCATTTTACTGATTTACGCACTGGTGAAACCGGTCAAAGAAGCCGGTAAGACGAACAAAGAGCAGACAGCTGCGGCGGAAGGGAGGAAGATGTCTTGA
- a CDS encoding chromate transporter, which produces MIYWEIFLAFFIPGILGYGGGPASIPLVQNEVVGNYGWMTVAEFSEVLALGNALPGPIATKMAGYIGYQQGGILGSAVGIFATVAPSLILMIALLGLLYKFKDSPKVKNMTMLIRPTIAVLLGVMAYEFFFNSYEASGTLQLVLIAAASFLLLEKFKVHPAFVIVGALGYGAIFLA; this is translated from the coding sequence TTGATTTACTGGGAGATTTTTCTCGCCTTTTTCATTCCGGGCATTCTCGGGTACGGCGGCGGTCCGGCATCAATTCCGCTCGTCCAGAACGAAGTGGTCGGTAATTACGGCTGGATGACGGTGGCCGAATTCAGTGAAGTGCTGGCCCTCGGCAATGCGCTGCCGGGACCGATCGCAACAAAGATGGCCGGCTACATCGGCTATCAGCAAGGCGGCATCCTCGGTTCGGCTGTCGGTATTTTTGCGACCGTTGCCCCGTCTCTCATTCTGATGATTGCGCTATTGGGTCTTCTTTATAAGTTCAAAGATTCACCGAAGGTTAAAAACATGACGATGCTGATCCGCCCGACAATTGCGGTTCTGCTCGGCGTGATGGCATACGAATTTTTCTTCAACTCATATGAAGCAAGCGGCACGCTTCAGCTCGTCCTGATCGCTGCGGCAAGCTTTTTGCTGCTTGAGAAATTCAAGGTGCACCCGGCATTTGTCATTGTCGGCGCACTCGGGTATGGCGCGATCTTCCTGGCGTGA